One window of Choristoneura fumiferana chromosome 13, NRCan_CFum_1, whole genome shotgun sequence genomic DNA carries:
- the LOC141434376 gene encoding uncharacterized protein isoform X1 → MHLTNQTAFQLPLLLLICVSWVIASEEKTVNLQIGFDFLQRKDGPPSLRVHKFDARPDDSVNPHAEHSEYRRLIKAESSSDVGSSVDEKDEKDDKIKKVVKSVGGPVEKAVEKSSDSSSDSSDSDIGNAAIGKDDGKSTQGIKREDFEPEGSGERRKKRAVKFHRPIRPNAALEE, encoded by the exons ATGCACCTCACCAATCAAACTGCTTTTCAACTACCGCTCCTTCTCTta atcTGTGTATCATGGGTAATCGCATCAGAAGAAAAGACTG TAAACCTTCAAATAGGCTTTGATTTCTTGCAAAGAAAAGACGGGCCACCATCTCTACGGGTACACAAATTTGATG caaGACCTGATGACTCAGTGAATCCGCATGCAGAACATTCTGAATATAGACGCCTCATAAAAGCAGAATCATCCAGCGACGTAGGATCAAGCGTTGATGAAAAGGATGAAAAAGATGATAAGATCAAAAAAGTCGTCAAAAGTGTTGGTGGGCCTGTTGAAAAGGCTGTTGAAAAGAGTTCTGACTCTTCGTCTGATAGCTCTG ATTCAGATATCGGCAATGCTGCTATTGGGAAAGATGATGGCAAAAGTACGCAAGGAATAAAGCGAGAAGACTTCGAACCGGAAG GTTCGGGTGAGCGGCGCAAAAAACGAGCAGTGAAGTTCCACC GTCCGATCCGGCCAAATGCTGCTTTGGAAGAATGA
- the LOC141434376 gene encoding uncharacterized protein isoform X2, which yields MHLTNQTAFQLPLLLLICVSWVIASEEKTARPDDSVNPHAEHSEYRRLIKAESSSDVGSSVDEKDEKDDKIKKVVKSVGGPVEKAVEKSSDSSSDSSDSDIGNAAIGKDDGKSTQGIKREDFEPEGSGERRKKRAVKFHRPIRPNAALEE from the exons ATGCACCTCACCAATCAAACTGCTTTTCAACTACCGCTCCTTCTCTta atcTGTGTATCATGGGTAATCGCATCAGAAGAAAAGACTG caaGACCTGATGACTCAGTGAATCCGCATGCAGAACATTCTGAATATAGACGCCTCATAAAAGCAGAATCATCCAGCGACGTAGGATCAAGCGTTGATGAAAAGGATGAAAAAGATGATAAGATCAAAAAAGTCGTCAAAAGTGTTGGTGGGCCTGTTGAAAAGGCTGTTGAAAAGAGTTCTGACTCTTCGTCTGATAGCTCTG ATTCAGATATCGGCAATGCTGCTATTGGGAAAGATGATGGCAAAAGTACGCAAGGAATAAAGCGAGAAGACTTCGAACCGGAAG GTTCGGGTGAGCGGCGCAAAAAACGAGCAGTGAAGTTCCACC GTCCGATCCGGCCAAATGCTGCTTTGGAAGAATGA
- the LOC141434377 gene encoding uncharacterized protein, producing the protein MANEEEKPNTVSKSIEDLVHCIYRKCKDESVSGIQIPVELYEERVLNYTNVPRQLLNKILEQKTNFPSFDLFERIIISDNILEMYNKQKSFSFKDIYENIGSQIKVTELSQFCREMALVGYEHVNTLNCGQIVLENPKLAQERLLYLNKIKKLRNVQKPVYYLDERIIDFNQSFKKPWLTDADISKIDGYIFLHIVSKTGFQKGLFCNQPNAEDLIKWISDIVLSTLLPSSVIIMDKSPLHGKTEAEHITRYHSKEDMVKWLQDNNIPCNSNMRKAQLYDLIARCPIKPTKYNLDLLFKSHGHEVIRLPDNYHDLSLAELMWDHVNMNSSLHTNDGNLLNLKSRVLTTIENISHEKWSQFEDTIESTEKRLLDIDEATDEILNTYKIDLKGNSALLM; encoded by the coding sequence ATGGCTAACGAAGAAGAGAAACCAAATACGGTTTCTAAGTCGATCGAAGATTTAGTGCATTGTATTTACCGTAAATGTAAAGACGAAAGTGTCAGCGGTATACAGATACCTGTAGAATTATACGAGGAACGAGTCTTGAACTATACAAATGTACCAAGACAGTTGTTGAATAAAATTCTGgaacaaaaaactaattttcCGAGCTTTGATCTTTTTGAGCGAATTATAATTAGTGACAATATACTAGAAAtgtataacaaacaaaaatcttTTTCCTTTAAGGATATTTACGAAAACATTGGATCACAAATTAAAGTAACCGAACTGTCACAATTTTGTCGTGAGATGGCATTGGTAGGTTACGAGCATGTCAACACTCTGAACTGTGGTCAGATTGTACTAGAAAATCCAAAATTGGCGCAAGAACGTttgctttatttaaataaaataaagaagctAAGGAATGTACAGAAACCTGTTTACTACTTAGATGAGAGAATTATTGATTTTAATCAATCGTTTAAAAAACCCTGGCTTACAGATGcagatatttcaaaaatagaTGGTTATATATTTCTACACATTGTGTCAAAAACTGGTTTCCAAAAAGGATTATTTTGCAACCAACCGAATGCAGAAGATTTGATTAAATGGATTAGTGACATAGTGTTGTCCACTTTGCTTCCATCTAGTGTGATAATAATGGATAAGAGTCCTCTTCACGGCAAAACAGAAGCTGAACATATAACAAGGTACCATTCAAAAGAAGACATGGTCAAGTGGCTGCAAGATAATAACATTCCATGCAATTCAAATATGCGTAAAGCCCAATTATACGATCTTATTGCAAGGTGTCCCATCAAGCCTACGAAATACAATCTTGATTTGCTTTTCAAGTCTCACGGACACGAAGTCATACGGTTGCCTGATAATTATCATGACTTGTCACTTGCGGAGCTCATGTGGGATCATGTAAATATGAATTCATCTTTACATACAAACGATGGCAATTTGTTAAATTTGAAAAGTCGTGTGCTTACAACTATTGAAAACATTTCGCACGAAAAATGGAGCCAATTTGAAGACACAATCGAATCCACTGAAAAAAGATTGTTAGACATTGACGAAGCTACAGATGAAATTTTGAATACTTATAAGATAGATTTAAAAGGCAATTCTGCTCTACTAATGTAA